The Apium graveolens cultivar Ventura chromosome 10, ASM990537v1, whole genome shotgun sequence nucleotide sequence TTTTAGGGTTTCTTTAGTTCTTCCCCTCTTTCAAATCCGCCGCTTGCAAGTTAAAACCAATCACTTTTCTGGCCGAGTTCTTGACTTTTAATGAAGAAAGTGAACACTATTCCGGGTTTTTTCACTTTATTTATCATATTCCTACTTCTTGATGGATGTTTTATAATCGTGACTTCAGTTCCATTACACTACAAGAGATTAAGACCTCGTCCCGATGGCTATCAATGATAGAAAGAAGTAGCGGGACATCAAATCTACGAAAGCTGTTCCCAGGAGGCCAGAACTGTGTATAGCTGATTCACTTGTGTGTATACTATTTCGTGTACTTGGTTTCGTTTCGTGTTTACACGGAAAGTTCGTTTTGTGTTTCGTTTTGGAATATTGGTACACGAATTTTTTTTGTTTCGATCGTGGTTTTACTTGTTCagacacgaaacacgaaagtacacgacacgaatTGCCACCTCTAATCACTCACGTTCAACATCTACAAGACCATTTTAGAAAGTGATAGTAAATAATCCATAAAATAAGTTCATGTTCACTCAGGTTAATGTGAAACATTAAGTTCTATGTTAGTTTTGACAAATCCtgtttaacatattttataaTAATCCAATTATTTTAGTTTCATACACTATAATTGTAGAACTAATACGGACGGAATATACCCTACCAAAGCTTACAAGAAGACACCATAACAGAAACACATGAACCGCAAAACAGGCACCGAACAAATAGCTATTCAACCTAAGAAGAATACGGGAATGAATGTGCCAAAAACAAAAGGAACATGTCCACATCTGTGTTTAACACCAAATGTTCCGACTGATGGACACCATTGACAATCATTGAATGTATTCTCCATTAGCATGTAACGCGCCAAGATATATTTGACTGTACACCAGGGAATTAACAACAATGCCATAATTAACAAGCCCAACTAGCAGATCGCTTCAATTGTTAAAATTTTATGCTATTTCTGCTTAAATCTGTTCCGAAACATCTGCATTTTATAGTTTATACTATGAATTTTTGGACACTTATGCAATTACCACTTCCCCATGACCATGACACTCACCAGAGCCCCAGAAGCAAATAAGCTCGCCCCTACATTTGCCATAGGGGTTTACGACTTTTAAAATATAACAGAGAGTCTTCTGTATTGAACAACTCAAGAGGTCTATTACTTGAAGTTAGTTTAAGGCCTCAAAAGAGCCAAAGAGTGTACATACTAACTAACCTCATGGTAAAGTTGTCTTACTGGAATTCTATCTGTAGAACAAAATGGCTGTTTGTATCTGTTTTAACATTGCAGCAGGTATACTTATAAGCACTCAGAGGCGGACCTATGGGTGAGCGCACCCAGCCTCCGCTGGGCGGAAACGGGGAGGGGAAAAGAGAAAGAAGCTTTCCAGCTGGGTGAAAATATTTGTAAGGTTGTGACTTGTGATTCGAAAGTGTCGGTAAAAACGTTAATTAGATTATGACAAGAAAAAGGATAGCAGCTACAACATGAATTACTTCTTCCTTGTTCGAATAAATTGAGCAATACTCTACCTGTTTGATAAAATATCCTTTAGAAAAGTTTAAATTTCTACATAATCTTGAGTTTTTCTAGCTGTATTTATTGTTTTTCTTTTGAGAAATTCGACCAAAAAGCCAAAAAATCATGAATGTCATGATATTGTTTATCAGGAAAAAAATTGCGCTGGGCAATTTTTTTCACTAGATCCGCCTCTGTAAGCACTTGAACATAGTAATTACAATTTCCTAataattttattcatataaaaccGAATTGCATAGGCAAACATGTGCATCCACACAATGTGTAATAATAATCCTCAATTACATAATTAAGCAAGTTAAAAAACAAACTTGCAAgttaaaaacataaattttacaTGAATAAAGTAAGCATACCTGGAGCGAGAAACATCATAAATTTGACCTTTGATAGCCATCAACAAGGGCTTGTCTGGATCAGAGCCATCATAAGCTTTCAATTGGTCAACAGTAACATCACCTAACTGAACAGGCTCACGGAGAATAAAGTCGTTGGTGCGTTTGACTGCCATGTAATCATCGGCTGCAACGAACATACCACATACGACTTTGTAAACAACGTACATAAGTGCAAGAATCGTGAAAAAAGCCGGCGGAGATAGGCCGGTGTAGAAGGTTATTGTATCCATCGCCGTCGCGTAAAAACCCATTTCTTGTTGCAATCAAGTGCGGGAGAGTGTTAGGCGGAGGTTTTGGTAGGTGGGGTTTTCTTGATTTTAGTTCAGGCTTGATGATTTTTAAACGTCAAAGTTTCACTAATACGGTCTGTTATTTCATTACCGTACTTTTTTTTGTCAATTCAGTAAAACGTAACCTTTTTTTCTTAGATTTTTCAGTTTTTATTCCGGTTTTTTCGGGTCCAAGggtaaaaaatcatattttaaatatccgaaatCTGAAAAGATACGATTTTAAATTTATAGATTTTAAAAGTATATTAGTGCAAATTTTGAGACCGAAAAGGTCATTAAACCTTCTTTTTTTGACAAAATGCAGATTTTTATTAATTCATAAACTCATTTCAGATACAATTCTTAACATTGACGGAACAGACGTCCAATTAAAGTTACAATCAGGATACATATGAGACACTAAAGCAAGTTCATGTGCCGCCATATTCGCAGATCGCTTAATAAAATATAACTTGATGTTGTTAACCTCCCTAATGATCTCCCTGCAATCCTGAATTATCTTCCCCATACGTGATCGCATAGGAACTGCACTTCTAATCAGTTGGACTGCCACCAGACAATCAGTTTCCACCGTGACTATGTGTGAGTGAATTTCTTTTGCCCAACTCAAAGCTTCCTTAATAGCAAGAGCTTCTCCCAACACTGGTTGCATGACCTCGGGTCTGGTGCTCGACTTAGCTGTAATAAGATATCCCTCATGATTCCTGGCAATGATTCCCATCCCTGAGAACCCTTTCTCTGCAAAAATTGTTGCGTCCGTTGTAATCTTTACTTCGTTTAGATCTGGCTTTGCCCAGATTATGGCACCATCCCCTGCTGTTGGTGGAGACATAGGTGCAACAGAAAAACAATTCTGAGCCGTTTTCCACTGTGAAAGATATTCCCAAGTTTTTGCAACAATGAACATAGGTTGCCATATTTTCTTATTCCAAACTAAATCATTCCTCGACCTCCAGATTGACCAGCATAATGTGACCACCTTAGCTTTGATGTTGTCCGATTTTCTTGTTAAATTCCTTTCTAACCAAGTATGAAACTCCTCATTGTCTCCTATGTGAATACCGGGATCAAAAATCTTCCAACATGTAGTTGCTAACCTGCATTAAACCAGAGCATGAAATATAGATTCACTATCATTTTTACAGACCGAACATATATTATTAACTGGCACATGCTTGGTCTGTAGTTGCACCATAGTAGGTAGGCTTTGGGTGATAGCTCTCCAAACCATATGTAATACCTGTGGAGGGGCTGTGATAGTCCACAGGTTCTTGCAGAGGTTAACATTCATACCGACGTTCCATACTTCTTTTTGGTTTTGCAGTAATCTATAAGCTGACTTGACTGAGTAATTTCCTGAATTTtcaaacttccagttgagcacGTCCTCCTCCAAATCTTGCTCAATCATTGTGTTAAGTATATGTTGTTGATCTTGGTCATTAAAAACTTCCCTTATAGTATCTAACTCCCATTCCCTAGTATGTGACCGAAATAAAGAGGCCACCATTTGATTTTCCAGAGCAGGAGAAACTGTAGTGACATGCGAGTTTTCTGCATTAAGCCAAGGTTGGTCCATAATCTGAATATTAGTACCATTCCCTATTCTCCAACAAGCCCCATCTGAGATAACTTTCCTTGCCTCTAGTATGCTACGCCATACGAAACTGGGACTGCCACCCAAAGTAGCTTGCATAAAACTTTTATCAGCATAGTACTTTGCTTTATATAATCTAGCAACCAAGCTATCTGGGTTTGTAATGAGACTCCAGCACTACTTCCCAAGCATAGCCAAATTAAAGTCTCTGAGCTCTCTAAATCCCAATCCCCCATTATGTTTATGCCTGGCCATTTTATCCCATGACATCCAGTTGATCTTCGACTTTTTCTCCTGTGATGAGTTTCTGAAAAAGTTTGCCATGCATTTTTCTATTTCTCGAGTGAGTTCTACTGGCAAGAGGAAGACATTCATGGCATATGACAGTAAAGCTTGAGCCACCATTTTAATTAGAATTTCTTTAGCAGGCTTGGAAATATTCTTTTCTGTCCAGGTCTGAATACTGGCTTTCACCTTGTCTCTCAAGTAACCAAACGCCACAGATTTGTTCCTGTTAGGGGAAGGCCTAGATATTTGGACGGGTCATCTGCTTCTCTAATATTGAGTTCTTGACAGATCAACTTTCTATTGTACTCAATTATGTTGGCACTAAAGAATACCTTGGATTTGCTGGCATTTATCTTCTAGCCTGATGCTTTCTCGTACACTTCTAATAGCTCCATTACCTTAGCTGCTTCATTTATATCTGCTTTGCAATACAGGTAAATATCATCTTCAAATAGCATGTGGCTGACTGTTGGTGCCTGTCTACATATTTTGATACCTTGTAGCCATTTATTCATTTCATAATGTTTGATCAGTGATGTTAAACCTTCTACACAGATAATGAAGAGGTATGGGGACAGGGGATCCCCCTGTCTCAACCCTCTACTGGGAATAATATGACCAATTTTGAACTTTCCATGAATGATTTTGTACCCTACTGTTGAAACACACTGCAGAATGAGATGGGTCCACCAGTTGCTGAAGCCCATTGCAAGTAGAATACCTTTCAAGAACTTCCACTCGATTCGATCATATGCTTTCAACATATCCAATTTAAGTGCCATGTGTCCCTCTTTTCCGAACTTCTTACGCTTCAGGTAATGCATAACTTTGAACGAAACCATTACGTTATCAGATATTAAACGTCCTGACAAGAAAGCACTTTGAGTATCAAATATTATAGTTTCTAGGACTTTTTTCAACTGATTGGCAACTACCTTCATTATAATCTTCATCACTACGTTGCATAATGCAATAGGTCGCAACTCAGATAAGGTCGTGAGGTGTCTTTTCTTTGGTATGAGAACGATGTTGGTATCATTGAGCTTCTCCAGTACTTCCCCAGTTACAAAAAAATTCCTCGTCATCTGAACTACTTCTCTCTCCACCACCAAccaatttttttggaaaaatGCCGGGGTCACGCCATCAGGACCCGGTGCTTTATCAGGATGCATACTGAATATTGTCTCTCTCACTTCCTCTTTAGACACTGGTTCGAGTAACGATTAATTTTGTTGGTCAGAAATAGTTTTAGCAATACAGTTCAACACGCCCCCTACCTGAGTTTGATCTTCAGTGAATAGCTGTTGAAATTACTGTCTGATCAAATCATGCATTCCACAATTCCAATCCACCCACTCTCCATCTTCGTTTTTCAATCTCTGGATATAATTGTTCCGCTTTCTCCTGTTACACGAAGCATGGAAATATTTAGTGTTTTTATTACCTATTTTTAACCATAATTATTTTGATCTCTGTCTCCAGAAGATCTCCTTTTGGTCCAAAATCAAGTGCAGTTTCTTCCGAATAAGATCGTATTCCTCCTTCGCTTGAGCATCTCTTTTTCCCCTCAACACTTTCAGCCTGATTTTGCATTCTCTGATTCTTGTACTGAAACAACTCATGATTTCTCGGCCCCAAATATCTAAATTTTCAGCACATCTTTCAACCTTTTGAATAACATTATCGTTGTCCTTCTCATCTCTAACAATTTGAAAGCATATAGGTTCGGTTAACCACGCATTTTCAAACCGAAATTGTTTCTTCTTATTGCCACTAGTTTTCTGCTCTGGAACAACTAACAATGGACTGTGATCCGACGGGGAACCTTCAAGATTGTACACTTTGGCCATGTTGAACATAGAAATCCACTGATGGTTTGCCAACACTCTATCTAAACGAATCTCAATCTAATGCTCCGTATTCCATCTTTTTTCCCAGATGTATTGATGACCAACAAGCTCCAGATCATGTAGATGAGAATCTTGTAAGCAGCTATTAAAACCGTCAATCAAATAGTTAGGATATTGAGACCCACCCTTTTTGTCCGCCTGGGATATGACATTGTTGAAATCACCCACTAAGCACCAGGGAAGATTTGCACCGCGTGCTAAATTTCTGATTAAATCCCAGGTTTTATGTCTGTTAGCTCTTGCAGGCTCACCATAAATACCCGTCAAACGCCAGTCAGGCTTCACATTTGAACTCACAATAACATCAATATGCAAACGAGAGAAGCTTTGAAGATCAACTTTATCTCCAGTTTTCCAAAACATGGCAATACCACCATTTTTGCCTTGTGGTTCTACTGCAAGAAAACTATCAAATTCTAGCTTCTTACATAACACTTCCATTTTCTTATAACTACTAATGGTTTCGCTGAGAAAAACGAAGGATGGTTTTTCTACCGGTGTTAAATGTTTAAGGAACTGAACTTTCCCTGGCTTACCTGATAAATTCCTCTCCAGCCAAGTTCGAAAATCTACAGTCCCATTTGTGTTAATCCCAGGAATAAAAATTTGCCAACACATATCAGCAACCCTGTATTGAACTAGTGCATGGAGAATAGATTCAGTTCCTTCTTTTCAAAGAGGACATATATTATTTACTGGCACATGCTTCGATTGTAATTGAAGCAGAGTTGGTAAACAATAAGTAAGAGCCCTCCAGATTAGATTTAAAGCTTGAGGAGGAGCTGTAATGTTCCACAAACTCTTCCAGAATAGGATATCTTCATCCATACCCCAGTTTCCTTTTTCTTGTTGCAGTAGTTTATAAGCCGATTTAACTGAATATTGGCCTGAGTTTTCCAACTTCCAGGTTAAAACATCATCTTCTAACTCCTGTTCAATAGTAGTGCTAGCAATGAGATGTTGATCTCTCACTTCGAACACATCATTGACTACCTCAAAATCCCATTCTTTACTATGCTCGTAGAACAAAGAAGCTACCCTTTGATTTTCTAGAACTGGTGACACTGTGGTGATGTAAGGGTTGTTATTTTTCAGCCAAGGTTGCCCCAAAATTTGAATTTTAGTTCCATTACCAATCCTCCAACATGAACCAGCTGAAATAATCCTTTTCACCTCCAGAATGCTTCGCCAAATGAAACTAGGACTACTACCCAACTTAGCCTCCATAAAATCTCTATCAGCATAATATTTGGCCTTGTACAGTCTAGCCACCAAGCTCTCCTGGTTAGTAATCAACCGCCAACATTGTTTCCCAAGCATTGCTAAGTTAAAATCACGCAAATCTCTAAATCCGAGACCACCATTATGTTTATGATTACTCAATCTATCCCATGACATCCAGTTGATAGGAGAGCTATTATTCTGCGAAGAGTTCCAGAAAAACTTGGCCATACAAATCTCTATATCTCGAATAAGGTTTAGAGGCAATAGAAAGACATTCATAGCATATGAAGGTAATACCTGAGCCACCATTTTGATTAAGATTTCTTTTGCAGGCTTAGAAATCTTTTTCACATTCTAGTTTTGAATGCTCGACACCACTTTATCTTTTAGATACCCGAAAACTGCAGATTTGTTCCTACCTAAAATGTTGGGTAGGCCCAAATATTTCGATGTATCATCAGCCTCTCTAATAAGAAGGACTTGACACACTTGCTCTTTGTTGTAATTAATGATATTGGCACTGAAGAAAACCGTGGACTTGATGGAATTAAATTTTTGGCCTGAGGCTTTCTCATACACCTCCAACAGTTCCATAACTTTTCTTGCTTCCTCCCATAAGCTTTACAGTACACATAGTTGTCATTTACAAACAGCATATGGCTTACTACTGGGGCTTTCTTGCAAATTTTAATTCCTTGTAACCACCTGTTATTCTCGTAATGCTTGAGAAGAGCAGAGAGGCCTTCAACACAGACAATAAACAGATATGGCGATAGAGGATCGCCTTGTCGCAAACCACGACTGGGGATTATTGGACCCATTTCAAATTCACCATGAAATATTTTGTATTCCACTGTCGACACGTATTTGAGAATTAAATTAGTCCACCAGTTGCTGAACCCCATAGCTAGAAGAATGCCACGAAGAAATTTCCATTCTATACGATCATAAGCCTTGGACATGTCTAGTTTGATAGCCATGCGACCTTCTTTGCCAAATTTCTTACATTTTAAATAATGCATAATTTTGAACGACACCATGATATTATCTGATATCAAACGGCCAGGAAGAAAAGCGCTTTGATTATCTGAGATAATGGTTTCCAACACCTTCTTAAAATGATTTACAATAACctttataattattttcataaCTACATTACACAAGGCAATTGGCCTCAACTCTTTCAAGTTCGCTGGGTGTTTCTTCTTTGGAATGAACACAATGTTGGTGTTATTAACGTTCTCTAAAAGCTCTCCTGTTGTAAAAAATTCATTTGTCATGTTCACAATACTTTCCCCGACTACCAATCAGTTTCTTTGAATAAATGACGGGGTCATGCCATCCGGCCCCGGAGCTTTATCTGGATGCATACTAAACAGGGCTTCTTTCACTTCCTCTATTGTAACTGGTGCTTTAAGCTCTGCATTCTGCTGGTCAGTAATAGTCCTCAAGATGCAATTGAGAACCCCCTCTACTTGGGTTTGATTTTCTGTAAACAACTGTTGAAAGTAATCTCTGATTGTGTCTTGTAAACCACTCCCCCAGTCGACCCATTCACCATCTTCGTTTTTCAGCCTTTGTATATAATTATTGCGCTTCCTTCTATTACATGTGGCATGAAAATATTTAGTATTTT carries:
- the LOC141693507 gene encoding membrane steroid-binding protein 2-like, encoding MGFYATAMDTITFYTGLSPPAFFTILALMYVVYKVVCGMFVAADDYMAVKRTNDFILREPVQLGDVTVDQLKAYDGSDPDKPLLMAIKGQIYDVSRSRMFYGPGGPYALFAGRDASRALALMSFESKDLTGNIDGLSPDELEVLQDWEYKFMEKYVKVGQIVSEK
- the LOC141691804 gene encoding uncharacterized protein LOC141691804, with amino-acid sequence MQATLGGSPSFVWRSILEARKVISDGACWRIGNGTNIQIMDQPWLNAENSHVTTVSPALENQMVASLFRSHTREWELDTIREVFNDQDQQHILNTMIEQDLEEDVLNWKFENSGNYSVKLATTCWKIFDPGIHIGDNEEFHTWLERNLTRKSDNIKAKVVTLCWSIWRSRNDLVWNKKIWQPMFIVAKTWEYLSQWKTAQNCFSVAPMSPPTAGDGAIIWAKPDLNEVKITTDATIFAEKGFSGMGIIARNHEGYLITAKSSTRPEVMQPVLGEALAIKEALSWAKEIHSHIVTVETDCLVAVQLIRSAVPMRSRMGKIIQDCREIIREVNNIKLYFIKRSANMAAHELALVSHMYPDCNFNWTSVPSMLRIVSEMSL
- the LOC141691805 gene encoding uncharacterized protein LOC141691805 codes for the protein MAKVYNLEGSPSDHSPLLVVPEQKTSGNKKKQFRFENAWLTEPICFQIVRDEKDNDNVIQKVERCAENLDIWGREIMSCFSTRIRECKIRLKVLRGKRDAQAKEEYDLIRKKLHLILDQKEIFWRQRSK
- the LOC141691806 gene encoding uncharacterized protein LOC141691806 codes for the protein MCWQIFIPGINTNGTVDFRTWLERNLSGKPGKVQFLKHLTPVEKPSFVFLSETISSYKKMEVLCKKLEFDSFLAVEPQGKNGGIAMFWKTGDKVDLQSFSRLHIDVIVSSNVKPDWRLTGIYGEPARANRHKTWDLIRNLARGANLPWCLVGDFNNVISQADKKGGSQYPNYLIDGFNSCLQDSHLHDLELVGHQYIWEKRWNTEH
- the LOC141691807 gene encoding putative mitochondrial protein AtMg00310, which codes for MVAQVLPSYAMNVFLLPLNLIRDIEICMAKFFWNSSQNNSSPINWMSWDRLSNHKHNGGLGFRDLRDFNLAMLGKQCWRLITNQESLVARLYKAKYYADRDFMEAKLGSSPSFIWRSILEVKRIISAGSCWRIGNGTKIQILGQPWLKNNNPYITTVSPVLENQRVASLFYEHSKEWDFEVVNDVFEVRDQHLIASTTIEQELEDDVLTWKLENSGQYSVKSAYKLLQQEKGNWGMDEDILFWKSLWNITAPPQALNLIWRALTYCLPTLLQLQSKHVPVNNICPL